From Zingiber officinale cultivar Zhangliang chromosome 5B, Zo_v1.1, whole genome shotgun sequence, the proteins below share one genomic window:
- the LOC121983976 gene encoding SRSF protein kinase 1-like isoform X2: MAEEDGRSESSNYTSEDEGSEDYRRGGYHAVRIGDSFKQGAYVVQAKLGWGHFSTVWLAWDTVHSRYVALKVQKSAQHYTEAAMDEIKILKQIADGDPDGTRCVVKLLDHFKHLGPNGHHVCMVFEFLGDNLLTLIKYTDYRGMPLSKVKEICRYVLIGLDYLHRDLSIIHTDLKPENILLLSSLDPAKDPYRSGTPLILSTVISEYPSPISPARSNGDDLMRSQKKKVRRKVKCAAAATAGSSTAIARDTAASEDKGDSKAVNGGGGEAQDGTSQGHRRGSKATRKRLAMEADLRCKLVDFGNACWTYKQFTNDIQTRQYRCPEDHLALMMELLGMIPRKIALGGRYSRDFFNRYGDLRHIRQLRCWPLNKVLMEKYEFSERDANDMADFLVPILDFAPEKRPTAAQLLHHPWLDTGPQIHEPSLPQSNKIQPSAEGPAEKQGKEKDEREAMAIGLGNITIDGSTKLVKDPQPHSKLSKVNIPASTQ; the protein is encoded by the exons ATGGCGGAGGAGGACGGGCGGAGTGAGAGCAGCAACTACACGTCGGAGGACGAGGGTAGCGAAGACTACCGACGGGGCGGGTACCACGCTGTCCGGATCGGCGATTCCTTCAAGCAGGGGGCATATGTTGTCCAGGCTAAGCTCGGCTGGGGCCACTTCTCCACCGTCTGGCTCGCTTGGGATACCGTCCACTCC CGGTATGTAGCACTGAAGGTTCAGAAGAGTGCGCAGCACTACACGGAGGCTGCCATGGATGAAATTAAGATATTGAAGCAGATTGCTGACGGTGATCCTGATGGCACTCGGTGTGTGGTGAAGTTGCTTGATCATTTCAAGCATTTGGGGCCAAATGGACACCATGTCTGTATGGTCTTTGAATTTCTTGGGGATAACCTTCTAACACTAATAAAGTACACAGATTATAGAGGGATGCCACTCTCCAAGGTGAAGGAGATTTGCCGCTATGTCCTTATAGGGCTTGATTATCTCCACCGGGATCTTTCTATCATCCACACTGATCTCAAGCCAGAGAATATTCTCCTCTTGTCTAGCCTTGACCCAGCCAAGGATCCTTATCGATCAGGCACTCCACTCATCCTTTCCACCGTCATATCTGAATATCCATCACCAATATCTCCTGCTCGGTCCAATGGTGATGATCTAATGAGAAGCCAGAAGAAAAAAGTCAGGAGGAAGGTGAAATGTGCAGCTGCTGCTACAGCTGGGAGCTCAACTGCAATAGCACGGGACACTGCTGCCTCAGAGGATAAAGGAGACTCAAAAGCAGTGAATGGTGGTGGTGGGGAGGCACAAGATGGCACATCACAAGGTCATAGGAGAGGGAGTAAAGCAACAAGAAAGAGATTGGCAATGGAGGCAGATCTCAGGTGCAAGTTAGTTGACTTTGGAAATGCATGTTGGACATATAAGCAGTTCACTAATGACATCCAGACACGGCAGTATCGGTGTCCCGAG GACCACTTGGCATTGATGATGGAACTACTTGGGATGATACCTCGCAAA ATTGCCTTGGGTGGACGATATTCACGGGACTTCTTTAACAGATATGGTGACTTGAGGCACATCCGTCAATTGAGATGTTGGCCCCTTAACAAAGTTCTCATGGAGAAGTATGAATTCAGCGAACGAGATGCCAACGACATGGCTGATTTTCTGGTTCCGATATTAGACTTTGCCCCTGAGAAACGTCCCACAGCAGCCCAATTGTTACATCATCCATGGCTAGATACAGGGCCACAGATTCATGAGCCAAGTTTGCCTCAATCAAATAAAATCCAGCCTTCAGCAGAAGGCCCGGCAGAGAAGCAGGGGAAGGAGAAAGATGAAAGGGAGGCAATGGCGATAGGACTCGGTAATATCACCATTGATGGATCTACAAAGTTGGTAAAAGATCCTCAACCTCACAGCAAGTTATCCAAGGTAAATATCCCTGCTTCTACGCAGTGA
- the LOC121983976 gene encoding serine/threonine-protein kinase SRPK-like isoform X1, whose translation MAEEDGRSESSNYTSEDEGSEDYRRGGYHAVRIGDSFKQGAYVVQAKLGWGHFSTVWLAWDTVHSRYVALKVQKSAQHYTEAAMDEIKILKQIADGDPDGTRCVVKLLDHFKHLGPNGHHVCMVFEFLGDNLLTLIKYTDYRGMPLSKVKEICRYVLIGLDYLHRDLSIIHTDLKPENILLLSSLDPAKDPYRSGTPLILSTVISEYPSPISPARSNGDDLMRSQKKKVRRKVKCAAAATAGSSTAIARDTAASEDKGDSKAVNGGGGEAQDGTSQGHRRGSKATRKRLAMEADLRCKLVDFGNACWTYKQFTNDIQTRQYRCPEVILGSKYSSSADLWSFACICFELATGDVLFDPHSGDNFDRDEDHLALMMELLGMIPRKIALGGRYSRDFFNRYGDLRHIRQLRCWPLNKVLMEKYEFSERDANDMADFLVPILDFAPEKRPTAAQLLHHPWLDTGPQIHEPSLPQSNKIQPSAEGPAEKQGKEKDEREAMAIGLGNITIDGSTKLVKDPQPHSKLSKVNIPASTQ comes from the exons ATGGCGGAGGAGGACGGGCGGAGTGAGAGCAGCAACTACACGTCGGAGGACGAGGGTAGCGAAGACTACCGACGGGGCGGGTACCACGCTGTCCGGATCGGCGATTCCTTCAAGCAGGGGGCATATGTTGTCCAGGCTAAGCTCGGCTGGGGCCACTTCTCCACCGTCTGGCTCGCTTGGGATACCGTCCACTCC CGGTATGTAGCACTGAAGGTTCAGAAGAGTGCGCAGCACTACACGGAGGCTGCCATGGATGAAATTAAGATATTGAAGCAGATTGCTGACGGTGATCCTGATGGCACTCGGTGTGTGGTGAAGTTGCTTGATCATTTCAAGCATTTGGGGCCAAATGGACACCATGTCTGTATGGTCTTTGAATTTCTTGGGGATAACCTTCTAACACTAATAAAGTACACAGATTATAGAGGGATGCCACTCTCCAAGGTGAAGGAGATTTGCCGCTATGTCCTTATAGGGCTTGATTATCTCCACCGGGATCTTTCTATCATCCACACTGATCTCAAGCCAGAGAATATTCTCCTCTTGTCTAGCCTTGACCCAGCCAAGGATCCTTATCGATCAGGCACTCCACTCATCCTTTCCACCGTCATATCTGAATATCCATCACCAATATCTCCTGCTCGGTCCAATGGTGATGATCTAATGAGAAGCCAGAAGAAAAAAGTCAGGAGGAAGGTGAAATGTGCAGCTGCTGCTACAGCTGGGAGCTCAACTGCAATAGCACGGGACACTGCTGCCTCAGAGGATAAAGGAGACTCAAAAGCAGTGAATGGTGGTGGTGGGGAGGCACAAGATGGCACATCACAAGGTCATAGGAGAGGGAGTAAAGCAACAAGAAAGAGATTGGCAATGGAGGCAGATCTCAGGTGCAAGTTAGTTGACTTTGGAAATGCATGTTGGACATATAAGCAGTTCACTAATGACATCCAGACACGGCAGTATCGGTGTCCCGAGGTGATTCTTGGATCTAAATACTCTTCATCTGCTGATCTATGGTCATTTGCTTGTATTTGCTTTGAGCTTGCCACAGGGGATGTTTTATTTGATCCACATAGTGGTGATAATTTCGACCGAGATGAG GACCACTTGGCATTGATGATGGAACTACTTGGGATGATACCTCGCAAA ATTGCCTTGGGTGGACGATATTCACGGGACTTCTTTAACAGATATGGTGACTTGAGGCACATCCGTCAATTGAGATGTTGGCCCCTTAACAAAGTTCTCATGGAGAAGTATGAATTCAGCGAACGAGATGCCAACGACATGGCTGATTTTCTGGTTCCGATATTAGACTTTGCCCCTGAGAAACGTCCCACAGCAGCCCAATTGTTACATCATCCATGGCTAGATACAGGGCCACAGATTCATGAGCCAAGTTTGCCTCAATCAAATAAAATCCAGCCTTCAGCAGAAGGCCCGGCAGAGAAGCAGGGGAAGGAGAAAGATGAAAGGGAGGCAATGGCGATAGGACTCGGTAATATCACCATTGATGGATCTACAAAGTTGGTAAAAGATCCTCAACCTCACAGCAAGTTATCCAAGGTAAATATCCCTGCTTCTACGCAGTGA